A window of the Dyadobacter pollutisoli genome harbors these coding sequences:
- the urtD gene encoding urea ABC transporter ATP-binding protein UrtD: MLLTVRDLSVSFGGVHALNLSHFSLEDKELRVIIGPNGAGKSTFLDILCGKTKPNSGEVLFNGTPVLGKTEVEIANLGIGRKFQKPSVFPSLTVYENMLLAFKMKKSILASLFFKPTEEIDTRIREVAARVGLVKELKKIAGELSHGQKQWLEIAIVVLQDPRLMLIDEPAAGMSDEETEKTGELLMQLSKQHGIIVIEHDMKFVEQIAQDLVTVLVRGKLLVEGSFGEIRNDQRVIDSYLGRANVQLENF, translated from the coding sequence ATGCTACTTACGGTTCGTGATCTTTCAGTTTCTTTCGGTGGTGTTCATGCATTGAACCTGAGCCATTTTAGTTTAGAGGACAAAGAACTCCGTGTGATTATTGGTCCAAACGGTGCCGGGAAGTCAACATTTCTGGATATTTTATGTGGTAAAACAAAACCCAATTCGGGCGAAGTACTCTTCAACGGAACGCCGGTACTTGGTAAAACGGAGGTCGAAATAGCCAATTTAGGAATTGGCAGAAAATTTCAGAAACCGTCTGTTTTTCCAAGTCTGACGGTCTACGAAAATATGCTGCTGGCCTTTAAAATGAAAAAAAGCATTCTGGCTTCGCTCTTTTTCAAACCTACCGAAGAAATTGATACCAGGATACGAGAGGTTGCGGCCAGGGTAGGCCTGGTGAAAGAATTGAAAAAGATAGCCGGTGAGCTTTCGCATGGTCAGAAGCAATGGCTGGAAATTGCGATCGTCGTATTGCAGGATCCCAGGCTAATGCTCATTGACGAACCAGCCGCGGGTATGTCGGATGAAGAAACTGAAAAAACCGGCGAGTTACTCATGCAGCTATCCAAGCAGCACGGTATCATTGTGATCGAACACGATATGAAATTTGTAGAACAGATCGCACAGGACCTGGTTACCGTTTTGGTCCGTGGAAAATTGCTGGTGGAAGGCTCTTTCGGGGAAATCCGCAACGACCAACGTGTGATCGATAGTTACCTCGGACGGGCTAATGTGCAACTTGAAAACTTCTGA